AGGCATGCGTCCGAGAAGGGTGGAGACCTCAGAATTGGCCTGGGTGAAGCGAAAGATATTATCGATAAAGAGCAGAACATCTTTTCCCTCTTCATCGCGGAAGTACTCTGCCAAGGTGAGGGCTGAGAGGCCGACACGTGCCCTGGCCCCGGGAGGCTCACTCATCTGGCCATAGACCAGCGCCGCCTTGCTGATAACTCCCGACTCCTTCATCTCTAGCCACAGGTCGTTCCCTTCACGGGTTCTCTCCCCCACGCCGCCAAACACGGAATAGCCGCCGTGTTTCAACGCGACGTTATGAATCAGCTCCATCAGGATAACGGTCTTGCCCACACCGGCGCCCCCAAAGAGGCCTATCTTTCCGCCGCGTGAGTAGGGGGCGAGCAGATCGACTACTTTGATCCCCGTTTCGAAGGCCTGGACTTGGGTTTCCTGATCCGCAAAGGCGGGGGCAGGACGGTGAATGGGAAGGCGGGTCTTTGCCTGGATTGGCGGGCCTTCGTCGATGGGTTCGCCGATCACGTTGAGGATGCGTCCTAGTGTCTCTTCACCCACCGGCACTGTAATACCCTCACCCGTATCCACGGCAGCCATCCCCCGAACCAGTCCATCTGTGCCGTCCATCGCAATGCAGCGTACGGTATTTTCTCCCAGGTGTTGGGCTACCTCCACAATCAGGTTTCCTTCCTGGTCGCTGATGGCAGGATTGGTGATTTTGAGTGCGTTGTAGATGGGAGGTATGGAGCCATCAGAAAACTCCACATCCACCACGGCTCCGGTCACCTGTGTGATCTTACCCACATTCATAGATTCATAACCTCCCTTTCGTGCATCACTTCAATGCCTCGGCGGTGGAGACCACCTCCAAGAGCTCCCTGGTTATCGAGGCCTGTCGAGCACGGTTCATTTGTAAGGTCAAACTGCTGATCATATCCCCGGCGTTGGTTGTGGCGGATTCCATGGCAGTCATCCGTGCCCCATGCTCGCTGGCAACCGCTTCCAGGAGTGCGCGATAGATGGTTACTTCCACCACCTTGGGTAACAGACTCGAGAGCACTGCCTGATCACTGGGTTCAAACAGGTACTCAATGGCTTGCTCCTGCTCGGGCTCGTCACCCTTAGCCACTGGAATGAGTTTCTGCACGGTTGGGACCTGGGAGAGAGCCGACTGGAAGCGGCTATAAAGGATATAGCTCCCGTCGGATTCCTCCCTTAGAAAACGGCCTATGGTTTTTTCTGCGATCTCGCCGGCCAAACTCTCCAGCGGGCGGTTCCCAATATTCACGTATCGATCGCCGATTTCAACGTTGCGGCGGCGGCAGTAATCGGCTCCTTTGCGTCCAACCACGGTGAGGGTGACCTGGCCCTGCGGGGTGTGGGTGCGGAGGAACCCCTCTGCGGTACGGATCAAATTAGCGTTGTAACCACCGCAAAGGCCGCGATCGGAGGTAAGTAATATAAGCTCAATTCGATTTTCCTCTCGATCCATTAGCAGCGGATGGGTTTCATCGGGTGTGCGAGACGATAGATTCTTGAGTAGGGCAACCATCTTCTCCGCATAGGGGCGCGCCCTTTCCGCGGCCTCTTGGGCACGTCGCAACTTGGCCGCCGAAACCATTTTCATGGCCTTGGTAATCTGCTGGGTGTTGCGCACCGAACTGATACGCTTACGTATTACCTTGAGGGTTGCCATTACTGCTTTTCAGACTGTTGAAAAAGGCCCATCTGTGGCGTTGCGCTGGACCGCCTCGCTCCAACGTACTTCCATGTACGCCTCCGCTCGTCGGTCTGTCGCGCGCCGCTCGACTGAGCTACGCCGAAGCCTTGCATCTGGGACCTTTTTGACCAGCCTGGTTCCATGGTTTTAACTTTAATTATTTGAAATTCGCGTTGAAATCTTCCAGGATCTTGTTGATCTTGCCTTTGATCTCGTCGGTTATTTCACGTCGCTTCAGGATCTCATCGAATAGGTCAGGGGCCTTGGCCTCCACAAAGGCAATAAGCTCTTCCTCGTATTTCTTGATGGCCTCCACCGGTAGGTGGTCTACGAAGCCATTGGTACCGACATAGATAATAAGGATCTGCTTCGCTACGGGAAGGGGTTCGTATTGTCCCTGTTTGAGGATCTCAACCAGGCGGCTTCCTCTGGCGATCTGCCGTTGAGTGACTTGGTCCAAGTCGGACCCGAACTGAGCGAAGGCAGCCATCTCTCGGTATTGAGCGAGATCGAGACGCAATCCTCCGGCTACCTGCTTCATCGCCTTGATCTGTGCAGCACCCCCCACTCGGGAAACCGAGAGCCCCACGTTGATGGCTGGCCGCACGCCGGAATAAAAGAGATCGGTCTCGAGATAGATTTGACCGTCGGTGATGGAGATGACTTTGGTAGGGATATAGGCAGAGACATCCCCAGCCTGGGTTTCTATGATGGGCAGAGCCGTTAGAGAACCGCCACCGAGGGCGTCGTTCATTTTAGCCGCCCTCTCCAACAGCCGGGAGTGGAGGTAGAAGATATCACCAGGAAAGGCCTCTCGTCCGGGAGGCCGACGAAGGAGCAGCGAGAGTTGGCGGTAGGCCACAGCATGCTTGGAGAGGTCATCGTAGATCACCAAGGCATGGCCACCGTTGTCGCGGATGTGCTCTCCTATGGTGCAACCGCTGTAGGGAGCTATGTACTGCAGCGGAGCGGGCTCAGAGGCACTCGCGGATACAACCACGGTGTAGTCCATTGCGCCATACTGTCTGAGCTTGTCCACGACCTGGGCTACGGTGGATCTCTTCTGTCCGACGGCAACATAGATACAGGTGACGTCGCCCCCCTTTTGGTTGATGATCGTATCGATCACCACCGCCGTCTTTCCGGTTTGGCGGTCTCCAATAATCAGCTCACGCTGTCCCCGGCCAATGGGGGTCATCGCATCGATGGCCTTGAGCCCTGTTTGGAGCGGCTCTTTAACGGGCTGACGAGCAACGATTCCTGGGGCCTTGAGTTCGATCCTTCTGTTTTCTGTGGCCTCAATGGGTCCTCGTCCGTCGATGGGTTCTCCGAGGGGATTGATGACTCTCCCGACGAGGGCCTTGCCCACAGGTATCTCGGTGATTTTCCCGGTACGCTTTGCCGTATCTCCCTCTTTGATGAGGTGAGTTTCACCTAAGAGCGCGAC
Above is a window of Candidatus Methylomirabilota bacterium DNA encoding:
- the atpA gene encoding F0F1 ATP synthase subunit alpha yields the protein MDIGTAEISRIIKQQIQDYDKGVQIEEVGTVLSTGDGIARIYGLQNAAAGELLSFPHGVYGMVLNLEEDNVGVALLGETHLIKEGDTAKRTGKITEIPVGKALVGRVINPLGEPIDGRGPIEATENRRIELKAPGIVARQPVKEPLQTGLKAIDAMTPIGRGQRELIIGDRQTGKTAVVIDTIINQKGGDVTCIYVAVGQKRSTVAQVVDKLRQYGAMDYTVVVSASASEPAPLQYIAPYSGCTIGEHIRDNGGHALVIYDDLSKHAVAYRQLSLLLRRPPGREAFPGDIFYLHSRLLERAAKMNDALGGGSLTALPIIETQAGDVSAYIPTKVISITDGQIYLETDLFYSGVRPAINVGLSVSRVGGAAQIKAMKQVAGGLRLDLAQYREMAAFAQFGSDLDQVTQRQIARGSRLVEILKQGQYEPLPVAKQILIIYVGTNGFVDHLPVEAIKKYEEELIAFVEAKAPDLFDEILKRREITDEIKGKINKILEDFNANFK
- the atpD gene encoding F0F1 ATP synthase subunit beta; this encodes MNVGKITQVTGAVVDVEFSDGSIPPIYNALKITNPAISDQEGNLIVEVAQHLGENTVRCIAMDGTDGLVRGMAAVDTGEGITVPVGEETLGRILNVIGEPIDEGPPIQAKTRLPIHRPAPAFADQETQVQAFETGIKVVDLLAPYSRGGKIGLFGGAGVGKTVILMELIHNVALKHGGYSVFGGVGERTREGNDLWLEMKESGVISKAALVYGQMSEPPGARARVGLSALTLAEYFRDEEGKDVLLFIDNIFRFTQANSEVSTLLGRMPSAVGYQPTLSTDLGELEERITSTRKGSITSVQAIYVPADDLTDPAPATTFAHLDATTVLSRQIAELGIYPAVDPLDSTSRILDPRVLGEEHYQVARQIQVLLQRYKDLQDIIAILGMDELSEEDRLVVTRAR
- the atpG gene encoding ATP synthase F1 subunit gamma; translation: MATLKVIRKRISSVRNTQQITKAMKMVSAAKLRRAQEAAERARPYAEKMVALLKNLSSRTPDETHPLLMDREENRIELILLTSDRGLCGGYNANLIRTAEGFLRTHTPQGQVTLTVVGRKGADYCRRRNVEIGDRYVNIGNRPLESLAGEIAEKTIGRFLREESDGSYILYSRFQSALSQVPTVQKLIPVAKGDEPEQEQAIEYLFEPSDQAVLSSLLPKVVEVTIYRALLEAVASEHGARMTAMESATTNAGDMISSLTLQMNRARQASITRELLEVVSTAEALK